CTTGATACAGTAAAAGCATATTCATTAATTCTGGAATTAAAAAAAATATTTGATTATAAAAAACCAGCATATGCATCAAAATTCTTTAAAAAATGGTATGACAAAGCGTTAAAATCAAATATACCAGAAATGAAAAAAGCAGCTAAGAGTTTATATAAACATATAAATGGTATTCTTATGCATTTAAAAACAGGATTAACCAATGCTAAAATTGAAGGCATGAATTCAAAACTTAGAACTTTTACCAAAAGAGCTTATGGTTTTAAGTCTTTTAAATATTTATCCATTACTATTTTTTTGGCTTTAGGTAAATTGCCTTTTTCCTAATTACCCACTCTTTTCGTGGGAGAACCTTTCTTCTTCTAAATTCATAGAAGCTACTACTGCACCTTTAAATGTA
This sequence is a window from Marinitoga hydrogenitolerans DSM 16785. Protein-coding genes within it:
- a CDS encoding transposase; the encoded protein is LDTVKAYSLILELKKIFDYKKPAYASKFFKKWYDKALKSNIPEMKKAAKSLYKHINGILMHLKTGLTNAKIEGMNSKLRTFTKRAYGFKSFKYLSITIFLALGKLPFS